A part of Liolophura sinensis isolate JHLJ2023 chromosome 1, CUHK_Ljap_v2, whole genome shotgun sequence genomic DNA contains:
- the LOC135472600 gene encoding uncharacterized protein LOC135472600 isoform X2 yields the protein MNDKKKNKTAILYRVFCCQEHKEKYIADLEACKDDMLPDSDSDEDEDKDLDDWSDKDKEADLTNENDVSYHKLGTSSPKATSIPKPSRYEHSDDINKHTDSNLPDTDTNTQVPAVSGKRQNMCEMSGRPLKRLKKSSKAKQSESDGSSDVDKSFAVDRSKVDVKLMRKNLPVVRVTAVDSHLGRASPASSSVSEASSCSTSNGHSTPDIPPRLPSQLRNVNLTEKVTDIVADTVALCIVGNLEISTDKQDELVSLIQKRYYISKHSIYLWHKVVKKHGLKSLYMIHFMSELTESLVNGEVQKMERLLICPQSQGVQEKFRNIQALQDKLGDGFRCKLDQGMYKMVYDNLKKVKKKRGCTVGELLPLDDDCVLVLLIHSSMEGTEELINVFSPTKALDRGDNSTRVFYPLWPDKMAKRIRQRSVSLSPLDAQEEMRKLTWWSVANISEPVQLKILPLEREILCSPDYLESSIALHMYQFMKKIYAFSNPEVLVVCVVSLDQNVVQPSEYLLRVLKRFLVNADSLRYAFVDVANVSVFNLLNELNEIASNCEKNLECFSTVNPEVRSVTTILLKASNKAFTNCSVSKHHQPNCLKQSGLSRSYPACHDSDEEPMTSLVRPEGGGSFVGVKFVEDGEMPSTSKEKRHHGRPRKNPR from the exons ATGAacgacaagaaaaaaaacaagacagcgATATTGTACAG AGTATTCTGTTGTCAAGAACATAAGGAGAAATACATTGCTGATCTTGAGGCATGTAAAG ATGACATGCTCCCTGATAGTGACAGTGATGAGGACGAAGATAAAGATTTGGATGACTGGAGCGATAAAGACAAAGAGGCAGACCTGACAAATGAAAATGATGTGTCTTATCACAAATTGGGAACCAGCTCTCCTAAAGCCACCAGCATCCCTAAACCAAGCAGATACGAGCACAGTGACGACATCAACAAACACACTGATTCCAATCTTCCGGACACagatacaaacacacaggtaCCAGCTGTATCAGGAAAGAGGCAAAATATGTGCGAAATGTCAGGCAGGCCATTGAAACGTTTGAAGAAATCGAGTAAAGCTAAGCAGTCAGAAAGTGATGGTTCATCAGATGTGGACAAAAGCTTCGCTGTGGACAGATCCAAGGTAGATGTCAAGCTGATGCGAAAGAATTTACCTGTGGTCAGAGTGACAGCTGTTGACAGTCATTTAGGGCGTGCCTCCCCGGCTTCCTCGAGTGTGTCCGAAGCGTCTTCCTGCAGCACTTCTAATGGTCACTCCACACCGGACATCCCACCACGCCTGCCCTCTCAGTTGAGGAACGTGAACCTCACTGAGAAGGTCACTGATATAGTAGCAGACACAG TGGCCCTGTGTATTGTGGGAAACCTAGAAATCTCCACAGACAAGCAGGATGAGTTAGTGAGCTTGATACAGAAGCGCTATTATATCAGCAAACATTCCATCTACCTGTGGCACAAGGTTGTGAAGAAACATGGGCTGAAATCACTTTATATGATCCACTTTATGTCGGAGTTGACTGAAAGTCTTGT GAATGGTGAGGTACAGAAAATGGAACGGTTACTGATCTGCCCTCAGTCTCAAGGTGTACAGGAGAAGTTCCGCAACATCCAGGCCCTTCAGGATAAGTTGGGTGATGGTTTTCGCTGTAAGCTGGACCAGGGCATGTACAAAATGGTTTATGATAATCTAAAGAAGGTGAAGAAGAAAAGAGGCTGTACTGTAGGTGAGCTGTTACCTCTGGACGACGATTGTGTACTGGTTTTACTAATCCATTCCAGCATGGAGGGAACTGAAGAGCTTATCAATGTCTTCTCTCCAACCAAGGCTCTGGACAGGGGAGACAATTCCACACGGGTCTTTTATCCCCTATGGCCTGACAAGATGGCTAAACGGATCAGACAGAGGTCTGTCTCACTCAGTCCTTTAGATGCTCAAGAAGAGATGAGGAAGTTAACGTGGTGGTCTGTGGCTAACATATCAGAACCTGTCCAACTTAAAATCCTCCCACTAGAGAGAGAGATTCTGTGTTCTCCAGACTACTTGGAATCTAGCATTGCTCTCCATATGTACCAGTTTATGAAGAAGATATACGCGTTTAGCAACCCAGAGGTGCTGGTCGTCTGTGTTGTCTCTTTAGATCAAAATGTTGTGCAGCCCTCTGAATACTTACTACGCGTGTTGAAAAGATTCTTGGTGAATGCTGACTCACTTCGCTATGCGTTCGTGGATGTCGCAAATGTCAGCGTTTTCAATCTACTGAATGAACTGAATGAGATAGCCAGTAACTGTGAGAAGAATCTTGAATGTTTCAGCACGGTTAACCCTGAAGTGCGCAGTGTGACCACCATTCTCTTAAAGGCTTCAAACAAAGCATTCACAAATTGCAGTG TCAGCAAGCATCATCAACCAAACTGTCTGAAGCAAAGTGGTTTATCCAGAAGTTATCCTGCCTGCCATGATAGTGATGAGGAACCAATGACAAGTCTTGTCAGACCAGAGGGTGGAGGCAGCTTTGTGGGGGTGAAATTTGTGGAGGATGGGGAAATGCCTTCTACAAGTAAAGAAAAACGTCACCAC
- the LOC135461448 gene encoding transcription elongation factor, mitochondrial-like isoform X3 produces MLDAAYTDEEKANILDCFNKCSETELMFTKQLNKVKASAVVSYRSKYGNFDNLSTVLKVPGIGILGLQKLCSTLKDKNALAVQKLKHLSAVETVRCYPNLAKSECKAVDSIISLELQADRLSWVKMNRDLEVEQWRQSVLFDKPYPRFDHVIYLNQVQDFVSSLPSCSLYTLENKQLRVPSLKVVPLIVNLKCLETMLITVLNNDVSDAKKHRVHLIKPTMISRYFNLLVGGERVSGQHVVRDILLGQSEIVTDVVIPAKLRDSYFRHESFEQERLSSCLLQAIAFLKLIVCKNDQTD; encoded by the exons ATGTTGGACGCAGCTTATACCGATGAGGAGAAAGCAAACATTTTGGACTGTTTCAACAAATGCTCAGAGACAGAACTGATGTTCACAAAACAATTGAACAAAGTCAAGGCGTCCGCAGTTGTCAGTTACCGGTCCAAATATGGGAACTTTGATAATCTATCAACTGTTTTGAAAGTGCCTGGTATTGGTATACTTGGCCTTCAGAAACTGTGCAGCACATTGAAAGACAAAAACGCTTTAGCTGTACAAAAACTAAAGCATCTTTCAGCTGTAGAGACCGTGAGGTGCTACCCTAACCTGGCTAAGAGTGAATGTAAG GCAGTAGATAGTATAATATCTCTTGAGCTTCAAGCGGATCGCCTGAGCTGGGTTAAGATGAACAGAGACTTGGAGGTGGAGCAGTGGAGACAGTCTGTCCTCTTTGATAAACCATACCCACGCTTTGATCATGTCATCTATTTGAACCAG GTACAGGACTTTGTGAGCTCTCTGCCTAGCTGTAGTCTGTACACCCTGGAAAACAAGCAGCTCCGTGTGCCCAGTCTCAAGGTTGTGCCGTTGATTGTCAACCTAAAGTGTCTAGAGACAATGCTGATCACTGTCTTGAATAATGACGTGTCTGATGCAAAAAAACATCGAGTGCATCTGATCAAGCCCACAATGATTAGTCGATACTTTAACTTATTAGTGGGCGGAGAACGTGTCAGTGGCCAGCATGTGGTCAGAGACATTTTACTCGGCCAATCAGAGATAGTGACTGATGTGGTCATACCGGCTAAACTCAGAGACAGTTATTTCAGACATGAGAGCTTTGAGCAGGAGAGACTTAGTAGCTGCCTACTGCAGGCTATAGCCTTCTTAAAACTCATAGTGTGTAAAAATGATCAAACTGATTAA
- the LOC135461448 gene encoding transcription elongation factor, mitochondrial-like isoform X2, with protein MHILWSHNATCLLQFITSKAKENEAMLDAAYTDEEKANILDCFNKCSETELMFTKQLNKVKASAVVSYRSKYGNFDNLSTVLKVPGIGILGLQKLCSTLKDKNALAVQKLKHLSAVETVRCYPNLAKSECKAVDSIISLELQADRLSWVKMNRDLEVEQWRQSVLFDKPYPRFDHVIYLNQVQDFVSSLPSCSLYTLENKQLRVPSLKVVPLIVNLKCLETMLITVLNNDVSDAKKHRVHLIKPTMISRYFNLLVGGERVSGQHVVRDILLGQSEIVTDVVIPAKLRDSYFRHESFEQERLSSCLLQAIAFLKLIVCKNDQTD; from the exons ATGCATATATTGTGGTCGCATAATGCCACGTGTTTGTTGCAGTTCATTACCAGTAAGGCCAAGGAGAATGAAGCAATGTTGGACGCAGCTTATACCGATGAGGAGAAAGCAAACATTTTGGACTGTTTCAACAAATGCTCAGAGACAGAACTGATGTTCACAAAACAATTGAACAAAGTCAAGGCGTCCGCAGTTGTCAGTTACCGGTCCAAATATGGGAACTTTGATAATCTATCAACTGTTTTGAAAGTGCCTGGTATTGGTATACTTGGCCTTCAGAAACTGTGCAGCACATTGAAAGACAAAAACGCTTTAGCTGTACAAAAACTAAAGCATCTTTCAGCTGTAGAGACCGTGAGGTGCTACCCTAACCTGGCTAAGAGTGAATGTAAG GCAGTAGATAGTATAATATCTCTTGAGCTTCAAGCGGATCGCCTGAGCTGGGTTAAGATGAACAGAGACTTGGAGGTGGAGCAGTGGAGACAGTCTGTCCTCTTTGATAAACCATACCCACGCTTTGATCATGTCATCTATTTGAACCAG GTACAGGACTTTGTGAGCTCTCTGCCTAGCTGTAGTCTGTACACCCTGGAAAACAAGCAGCTCCGTGTGCCCAGTCTCAAGGTTGTGCCGTTGATTGTCAACCTAAAGTGTCTAGAGACAATGCTGATCACTGTCTTGAATAATGACGTGTCTGATGCAAAAAAACATCGAGTGCATCTGATCAAGCCCACAATGATTAGTCGATACTTTAACTTATTAGTGGGCGGAGAACGTGTCAGTGGCCAGCATGTGGTCAGAGACATTTTACTCGGCCAATCAGAGATAGTGACTGATGTGGTCATACCGGCTAAACTCAGAGACAGTTATTTCAGACATGAGAGCTTTGAGCAGGAGAGACTTAGTAGCTGCCTACTGCAGGCTATAGCCTTCTTAAAACTCATAGTGTGTAAAAATGATCAAACTGATTAA
- the LOC135472600 gene encoding uncharacterized protein LOC135472600 isoform X1 has product MDTEDVVCGFCKRGREAEKVCGPLHVQESKSGEIVSAHHKCMQYSALLTQYKFKHFGGFKINDVIKEIQRGKKLACYVCRKQKTPLGKTGATAGCAVRRCSRTFHFYCGSEDHKVITKRFVMNDKKKNKTAILYRVFCCQEHKEKYIADLEACKDDMLPDSDSDEDEDKDLDDWSDKDKEADLTNENDVSYHKLGTSSPKATSIPKPSRYEHSDDINKHTDSNLPDTDTNTQVPAVSGKRQNMCEMSGRPLKRLKKSSKAKQSESDGSSDVDKSFAVDRSKVDVKLMRKNLPVVRVTAVDSHLGRASPASSSVSEASSCSTSNGHSTPDIPPRLPSQLRNVNLTEKVTDIVADTVALCIVGNLEISTDKQDELVSLIQKRYYISKHSIYLWHKVVKKHGLKSLYMIHFMSELTESLVNGEVQKMERLLICPQSQGVQEKFRNIQALQDKLGDGFRCKLDQGMYKMVYDNLKKVKKKRGCTVGELLPLDDDCVLVLLIHSSMEGTEELINVFSPTKALDRGDNSTRVFYPLWPDKMAKRIRQRSVSLSPLDAQEEMRKLTWWSVANISEPVQLKILPLEREILCSPDYLESSIALHMYQFMKKIYAFSNPEVLVVCVVSLDQNVVQPSEYLLRVLKRFLVNADSLRYAFVDVANVSVFNLLNELNEIASNCEKNLECFSTVNPEVRSVTTILLKASNKAFTNCSVSKHHQPNCLKQSGLSRSYPACHDSDEEPMTSLVRPEGGGSFVGVKFVEDGEMPSTSKEKRHHGRPRKNPR; this is encoded by the exons ATGGACACAGAGGATGTTGTGTGCGGTTTCTGTAAACGGGGGAGGGAGGCAGAGAAGGTCTGTGGCCCGTTACATGTGCAAGAGAGTAAGAGTGGGGAGATCGTGTCTGCACATCACAAATGTATG CAATACTCTGCTCTGCTTACACAGTACAAGTTTAAACACTTTGGTGGGTTCAAAATAAATGATGTGATTAAAGAAATTCAGCGAGGCAAGAAACTG GCATGTTATGTTTGCAGAAAGCAGAAGACTCCCTTAGGTAAGACTGGAGCCACGGCAGGATGTGCTGTCCGGAGATGCTCCaggacatttcacttttattgtGGCTCTGAGGACCATAAAGTCATCACAAAACGATTTGTGATGAacgacaagaaaaaaaacaagacagcgATATTGTACAG AGTATTCTGTTGTCAAGAACATAAGGAGAAATACATTGCTGATCTTGAGGCATGTAAAG ATGACATGCTCCCTGATAGTGACAGTGATGAGGACGAAGATAAAGATTTGGATGACTGGAGCGATAAAGACAAAGAGGCAGACCTGACAAATGAAAATGATGTGTCTTATCACAAATTGGGAACCAGCTCTCCTAAAGCCACCAGCATCCCTAAACCAAGCAGATACGAGCACAGTGACGACATCAACAAACACACTGATTCCAATCTTCCGGACACagatacaaacacacaggtaCCAGCTGTATCAGGAAAGAGGCAAAATATGTGCGAAATGTCAGGCAGGCCATTGAAACGTTTGAAGAAATCGAGTAAAGCTAAGCAGTCAGAAAGTGATGGTTCATCAGATGTGGACAAAAGCTTCGCTGTGGACAGATCCAAGGTAGATGTCAAGCTGATGCGAAAGAATTTACCTGTGGTCAGAGTGACAGCTGTTGACAGTCATTTAGGGCGTGCCTCCCCGGCTTCCTCGAGTGTGTCCGAAGCGTCTTCCTGCAGCACTTCTAATGGTCACTCCACACCGGACATCCCACCACGCCTGCCCTCTCAGTTGAGGAACGTGAACCTCACTGAGAAGGTCACTGATATAGTAGCAGACACAG TGGCCCTGTGTATTGTGGGAAACCTAGAAATCTCCACAGACAAGCAGGATGAGTTAGTGAGCTTGATACAGAAGCGCTATTATATCAGCAAACATTCCATCTACCTGTGGCACAAGGTTGTGAAGAAACATGGGCTGAAATCACTTTATATGATCCACTTTATGTCGGAGTTGACTGAAAGTCTTGT GAATGGTGAGGTACAGAAAATGGAACGGTTACTGATCTGCCCTCAGTCTCAAGGTGTACAGGAGAAGTTCCGCAACATCCAGGCCCTTCAGGATAAGTTGGGTGATGGTTTTCGCTGTAAGCTGGACCAGGGCATGTACAAAATGGTTTATGATAATCTAAAGAAGGTGAAGAAGAAAAGAGGCTGTACTGTAGGTGAGCTGTTACCTCTGGACGACGATTGTGTACTGGTTTTACTAATCCATTCCAGCATGGAGGGAACTGAAGAGCTTATCAATGTCTTCTCTCCAACCAAGGCTCTGGACAGGGGAGACAATTCCACACGGGTCTTTTATCCCCTATGGCCTGACAAGATGGCTAAACGGATCAGACAGAGGTCTGTCTCACTCAGTCCTTTAGATGCTCAAGAAGAGATGAGGAAGTTAACGTGGTGGTCTGTGGCTAACATATCAGAACCTGTCCAACTTAAAATCCTCCCACTAGAGAGAGAGATTCTGTGTTCTCCAGACTACTTGGAATCTAGCATTGCTCTCCATATGTACCAGTTTATGAAGAAGATATACGCGTTTAGCAACCCAGAGGTGCTGGTCGTCTGTGTTGTCTCTTTAGATCAAAATGTTGTGCAGCCCTCTGAATACTTACTACGCGTGTTGAAAAGATTCTTGGTGAATGCTGACTCACTTCGCTATGCGTTCGTGGATGTCGCAAATGTCAGCGTTTTCAATCTACTGAATGAACTGAATGAGATAGCCAGTAACTGTGAGAAGAATCTTGAATGTTTCAGCACGGTTAACCCTGAAGTGCGCAGTGTGACCACCATTCTCTTAAAGGCTTCAAACAAAGCATTCACAAATTGCAGTG TCAGCAAGCATCATCAACCAAACTGTCTGAAGCAAAGTGGTTTATCCAGAAGTTATCCTGCCTGCCATGATAGTGATGAGGAACCAATGACAAGTCTTGTCAGACCAGAGGGTGGAGGCAGCTTTGTGGGGGTGAAATTTGTGGAGGATGGGGAAATGCCTTCTACAAGTAAAGAAAAACGTCACCAC
- the LOC135461448 gene encoding transcription elongation factor, mitochondrial-like isoform X1 — translation MMLLSRLLSRVKRGQGNCTRFITSKAKENEAMLDAAYTDEEKANILDCFNKCSETELMFTKQLNKVKASAVVSYRSKYGNFDNLSTVLKVPGIGILGLQKLCSTLKDKNALAVQKLKHLSAVETVRCYPNLAKSECKAVDSIISLELQADRLSWVKMNRDLEVEQWRQSVLFDKPYPRFDHVIYLNQVQDFVSSLPSCSLYTLENKQLRVPSLKVVPLIVNLKCLETMLITVLNNDVSDAKKHRVHLIKPTMISRYFNLLVGGERVSGQHVVRDILLGQSEIVTDVVIPAKLRDSYFRHESFEQERLSSCLLQAIAFLKLIVCKNDQTD, via the exons atgatgcttttgtCAAGATTGCTGTCAAGAGTTAAGAGAGGTCAAGGGAACTGCACAAGG TTCATTACCAGTAAGGCCAAGGAGAATGAAGCAATGTTGGACGCAGCTTATACCGATGAGGAGAAAGCAAACATTTTGGACTGTTTCAACAAATGCTCAGAGACAGAACTGATGTTCACAAAACAATTGAACAAAGTCAAGGCGTCCGCAGTTGTCAGTTACCGGTCCAAATATGGGAACTTTGATAATCTATCAACTGTTTTGAAAGTGCCTGGTATTGGTATACTTGGCCTTCAGAAACTGTGCAGCACATTGAAAGACAAAAACGCTTTAGCTGTACAAAAACTAAAGCATCTTTCAGCTGTAGAGACCGTGAGGTGCTACCCTAACCTGGCTAAGAGTGAATGTAAG GCAGTAGATAGTATAATATCTCTTGAGCTTCAAGCGGATCGCCTGAGCTGGGTTAAGATGAACAGAGACTTGGAGGTGGAGCAGTGGAGACAGTCTGTCCTCTTTGATAAACCATACCCACGCTTTGATCATGTCATCTATTTGAACCAG GTACAGGACTTTGTGAGCTCTCTGCCTAGCTGTAGTCTGTACACCCTGGAAAACAAGCAGCTCCGTGTGCCCAGTCTCAAGGTTGTGCCGTTGATTGTCAACCTAAAGTGTCTAGAGACAATGCTGATCACTGTCTTGAATAATGACGTGTCTGATGCAAAAAAACATCGAGTGCATCTGATCAAGCCCACAATGATTAGTCGATACTTTAACTTATTAGTGGGCGGAGAACGTGTCAGTGGCCAGCATGTGGTCAGAGACATTTTACTCGGCCAATCAGAGATAGTGACTGATGTGGTCATACCGGCTAAACTCAGAGACAGTTATTTCAGACATGAGAGCTTTGAGCAGGAGAGACTTAGTAGCTGCCTACTGCAGGCTATAGCCTTCTTAAAACTCATAGTGTGTAAAAATGATCAAACTGATTAA